The following proteins are encoded in a genomic region of Sparus aurata chromosome 23, fSpaAur1.1, whole genome shotgun sequence:
- the LOC115575365 gene encoding 60S ribosomal protein L3-like — translation MSHRKFHAPRHGHMGFLPHKRSKKHRGRVRTWPKDNPSQPVHLTAFLGYKAGMTHTLREVHRTGLKQAKREEVEAVTIIETPPVIVVGVVGYIKTVRGLRPLKTVFAEHLSDECKRRFYKNWYKSKKKAFTKYSKKWQDETGKKQLDKDFERIKKYCSAVRVIVHSQIRLLPLIQKKAHIMEVQLNGGSISDKVDWAKEHLEQAVPISAVFYQDEMIDIIGVTRGRGFKGVTSRWHTKKLPRKTHKGLRKVACIGAWHPARVGYTIARAGQKGYHHRTELNKKIYRIGKGVHIQDGKVIRNNASTNYDTSQKTITPMGGFPHYGEVTNDFVMVKGCVIGAKKRILTLRKSLLVHTSRKSNEAIELKFIDTTSKFGHGRFQTAQEKRAFMGPLKKDALKTLPEPQTEEA, via the exons ATG TCTCACCGCAAGTTCCATGCACCCCGCCATGGCCACATGGGGTTCCTGCCCCACAAGCGTAGCAAGAAGCACAGGGGCAGGGTGCGCACATGGCCCAAAGACAACCCGAGCCAACCCGTCCACCTCACCGCCTTTCTGGGATACAAGGCCGGCATGACCCACACCCTGAGGGAGGTGCACCGCACTGGCCTCA AGCAAGCAAAACGAGAGGAAGTAGAGGCGGTCACCATCATTGAGACTCCTCCGGTCATTGTGGTGGGTGTCGTGGGATACATTAAGACCGTCCGTGGCTTGCGTCCCCTCAAAACCGTCTTCGCAGAGCATCTCAGTGACGAGTGCAAGCGCAGATTTTATAAAAACTG gtACAAGAGCAAGAAGAAGGCCTTCACCAAGTACAGCAAGAAGTGGCAGGATGAGACGGGGAAGAAACAGCTGGACAAGGATTTTGAAAGGATAAAGAAATACTGTTCAGCCGTCAGGGTTATCGTCCACTCTCAG ATACGACTGCTGCCCTTAATTCAGAAAAAGGCTCACATCATGGAGGTGCAGCTAAACGGAGGAAGCATCTCTGACAAGGTGGACTGGGCAAAGGAGCACCTGGAGCAGGCCGTGCCTATCTCTGCCGTCTTCTACCAGGATGAGATGATTGACATCATTGGAGTCACCAGGGGTCGTGGCTTTAAAG GTGTGACAAGCCGTTGGCACACGAAGAAGCTTCCCAGGAAGACTCACAAGGGTTTGAGGAAGGTGGCATGTATTGGAGCCTGGCATCCGGCCCGTGTTGGGTACACCATAGCCCGTGCTGGTCAGAAGGGCTATCACCACCGCACTGAGCTCAACAAGAAG ATCTACCGTATCGGTAAGGGTGTGCACATCCAGGACGGAAAGGTGATCCGGAACAACGCCTCCACTAACTACGACACCAGCCAGAAGACCATCACGCCCATG GGAGGCTTCCCACACTATGGCGAAGTGACCAACGACTTTGTCATGGTGAAGGGCTGCGTGATCGGGGCGAAGAAACGCATCCTCACCCTCAGAAAG TCTTTGCTCGTGCACACATCTCGCAAGTCCAACGAGGCCATCGAGCTCAAATTCATCGACACCACCTCCAAATTCGGCCACGGCCGCTTCCAGACTGCTCAGGAGAAGAGGGCGTTTATG GGGCCGCTGAAGAAGGATGCCCTGAAAACGCTGCCGGAGCCTCAGACTGAAGAGGCCTGA